A region of the Cyanobium usitatum str. Tous genome:
AGCTCTATTTCTACGACCAGTTGGGTTCGCATCACAGCAGCCAGCCCGATCACGCTGATCTGTGGGAGATCGGGCGTTTTGTAGATGAGGTGGAGCAGGTGCGTCAAGCCCTGGCCCTCGATGGCAGCAATTTTTTCTTGCTCGGTCACTCCTGGGGCGGGATTCTGGCAATTGAGTATGCGCTGCGCCACCAGCAGCATCTGAAGGGATTGATAATCTCCAATATGGTTTGGAGTGTGCCGGAGTATAAGCGCTACGCTGAAGAGCGTTTTCTCCGTCAACTGCCAGCGGGTGTTCTCGCCGAGCTTCAGGCCATCGAAGCTGCTGAGGATTACGACAACCCGCGCTACATGGAGTTGTTGATTCCGCACCACTACGAGCACCATGTGTTGCGCCGACCCTATGCGCAATGGCCCGATTCGGTTCTGCGTGCATTTGAGCACCTCAATCCGAAGGTCTACATCCCCATGCAGGGTCCCAGTGAGCTGGGCGCCCGTGGCAAGTTGGCCCAGTGGGATCGCAGGGCTGATATATCCCGGATTGAGGTTCCCACTCTCACCATTGGTGCCGCCCACGACACCATGGACCCCGAGCAGATGGCGGCTATGGCCAAGGCTCTGCCGCGGGGTTCCCATCTCCACTGCCCGAATGGAAGCCATATGGCGATGGTTGATGACCAGGTGGTTTACATCCAGGGTCTGATCGATTTTCTGCGGCGGGTTGATGCCCAAGCGATCCGAGAGGATCCTTAAGTCGGTTGGCAGGTGCCTTGCGCCACTGCTCTCAGCCCATCACCGCCGCCAGCAGCCCCTCGTCGGCCTCCAGGTTGCTGGTGACGCTGCGCACAACACCGGCCCTGGAAACCCCCTGTTGGAGTGGGCAAAAAGCCAGGCGCAGAGCGGGGTCTGGCCTAGGGGTTGACCCCATGGCAGAGTGCCATCTGCGGCCACCTGCAGCCGCTTTTGCTGCCGCTTTTGCGCTCGCCGCGGCCACCACCGACACCCCACTCCGCCATGGCCCGCACCACCGCCCAGCCCTGGGAGAAGAACCTGCGCCAGTTGGTAAAGGCAACCCACGGCCGGGGCTGGAGCATGGGGCCGCACCGTGGTGGCCGCACTCAGCTCACCCGGCGGTTTAGCGACGGCAGCCGGGCCTCCGTCACCACCGCCACGCCCTGGGCGCCGGCCAGCAGTCCATCCCTGCTGGCCCTGGTGGAGCGGATCGACGCCCTGATGCGCGAGCACCCGCAGCTGGGGCTGGCGGATGCGGCCCAGCGAGTCGGGGCCATCACCAGCACGGCATCGGCCGCCACCCTGCGCGAGGGGGCTGCTGACTGGGCCGAGCTGGCCGAGGGATTCCGCCGCTACCTGGTGGAACAGACCGCCCGGGTGAAGCCAAAAACGTGGAAGAACACCTATCGCCGCCACGTGGAGCAGACCCTGGCCGTGCTGGCCGGTAAGCCAGCCCCCCGCACTGGGCAGGCCGTGCTGGAGCGCCTGCTGGAGGCCCACCCCACCCCCGCCGGTGGCACTGGCCGCCGCGAGCGGCTCGGCAATGCAGCCAGGTTTCTGACCTGGGCCGTGGATCACGGCGGCGCGGCAGAGCGGTATCGGCCCCCGGCCAGCAGGCGCGAGCTGATCGGCCGCCGCGGCCAGGCCAAGCACCAGGGGGTGCCTCTGCGAGACGACCAGGCCCTACGGGTTTATCGGGCGATCGTGGATCCCCGCTGGCGGCTGGCCTGGGGGCTGCTGGTGGTGTTTGGCCTGCGCCCTGCCGAGCTCGGTGTGTGCCAGGCCGAGGGCAGCGTGCTGCGGGTTGGTGGTGTGAAAGCCAACAGCACGGGCGCCCACGGTTCTAGGCCGGTAAAGCCGCTCGACCCCCAGGGGGCTCCGGGGCTGGGCCGTGAGCTGCTGGCGGTGCTGGCCGAGCGCGGGCGGGATGCCTTGCCCCCCGATTGTGTTGCGGCGCTCTGGAGCACCCGGATGCAGCAGCAGCTGGTGCGCCACACCCCCGTGTGGGCAGATGTGCTGGCTGAGGCCGCGGCAACTAACCAGGGCCACCTGACGGTTTATTCCACCCGGCACGGCTACGCCTGGCGCGGCGGGCAGGTCTACCTGCTCACCCCCAGGGTGCTGGCCAGCTTGATGGGTCACACGATCCAGGTCCACCTACGGCATTACGGGGAGGGAGCTGCCGAGGCGGAGGTGGCTGCTGCGGTCGATGCTGCTGTGGCCCGGGTGCACCAAATCCCGGCACGTGCGGGCTAGTGCCACCAGCTACAGCGTGACACCTGCAGCCAGGCGGCACAGGTGGTGCAGATGAGCTTATGCTGGTTGCACCACAGGATTCCGCTGACGGTCGGGACGTAGAGCCCGGCCACTGGGATGCAACAGCTGACGGGAGCCCTGCCCAGGCGCCCGGGAGAAGCAGCCCCCCACCACAACGAACCACCGGACACGGGCCCGGCAGGCGTACGGCAACCTTGACCCTCTGGGTCACTGGAGCGGCAGGAATCAAGCAGTTGCCCCTGGCAGCTGTGCCCGAGGACCGAGGTACGACCCTCCCCTGCCCGGATATGCCGGGAGCCGCAACGGACGGAGGTGACCATCGGGGTGGTGCTGGCTTGGAGCCAGTGCGGGTTTCTCACAGAACCCGTGTGTCCGTATGAAAAATGCGATGCACCCCCGCGGGGGTGCTGATTCGTGGGTGCCGACAGGGCAGGCCATCAACGCCCTGGGCATCAGCCGCTCGACCCTCCACCGGTGGGTGGGCTTGGGGTTGCTGGAGGCCGGCAGCCACTACCGCAACGGCCTAACCGCCAAATCACCGCGGCGCTGGAACGTGCAGGCCATGGAGGCCCGGATTGAGCAGCTGCGCAAGCTGCCGGATCCGCTGCGCCCTAACGCCGCCGATGACCAGGACCTGGTGGCCGCGGCCGACAACTGAATTCACGCTTTCCGAGAAAACACCTGATGACAACGACAACGAACACGCCCACGCCCACCGGCCTGGATTTGGTGATCGAGCGGCTGCGGGCCCTGACGGCCGAGCTCCAGCAGCAGCAGGCCGCGGCAGCTGCCGAGCCTGCAGCGCCGCTGCCGGTGGTGCTGACGGCCCCCGAGCCGGAGCTGGATCACACCGCCCTGGCCATGGGACTGATCGAGGAGGTGGCCGACGCTGCCGCCCCCCGGGTGGCCCAGCTGATCGACGAGCAGATCAGGCTGTGGCTGCTTCGCCGCCAGCTGGCCCTGCCCGAGCTGCAGGTGCCGCGGGCCGATGACGTGCGCGACGAGATCCGCCAGGCACTGGTGGACTCTGTGGGCGCCGCCGGGGCGTTCACCCGTGCGCCGCGGGCGCAGGGCAGCCACCGCTACCGGCTGTTCTGATGGCCCGCCGTCACCGGCAACGCCCCTGGCCCAGCTCTGTGGAGCAGGCCCGGCTGGCGATGCCCCCCAGCAGCTGGGGCCACCTGCGGGCCCCCGGGCCCTGCCTTTGGTACGCCGGCAACCGCTGGCGCGAGGGCCTGGTGCTGGAGCTGCACCCCGAGCTGGGGGCCCTGGTGCTGGGGCAGCACTACGGCGGCCAGATCCGCGCCGATCGCATCACTGACGGCAGAAACGTTCAACCAATCCCGCAATCCCGATGACAGCAACAACAGCGATCACCGCCTACGCCCCTGGCCAGGCCGTGATGGTGCAGGAAGAACCGCACCGGCCTGACACGTGGGCCATCGGCATGGTGACCCGCCCTACCGATCCGGAGTACGGGTGGACCAGCGCCGACGTTCGCACCAGCCCCAACTGCACCAGCAGCATGGTGCCGGGGTACGACCCTGGGAGCATCCGGCCGGCCACCGAGCAGGACATTGCCGCCCTGCCCGATTGGGCTCGGGAGTGGATCGAGCAGCAGCTGCTGGATCACCACAACCCCCGCGTGCCTGGTGACACCAAGGCGATCAGGGTGGCGCTCCGGGATGCCGGGATCCACCGGCTGGCGGATCTGCAGCGCGCTACCGATGCCGAGCTGCTGGCCCTGAAGGGCGTGGGCGCAAAGGCCGTCGCCACGCTGCGCCAGTGGCAGCAGAAGCGCGAGGCCAAGCTGCAGGGGGCCCGGGCCGATGCCTGACCCCACCCGTGAGCAGCAGCACCGGCTGCCCAGCCACCTGGGGCCGCCAATCACGTTTACGGCCGAGCGTAGGCGAATCAGCTTGGCGATCACCGGTGACGGTGTGCTGCTGGGCCCAGGTCATCTGCGCCTGGGGCGATTCCCAGGCCCGGCGTGCGCAGCAGCGTGGTGCGAGCGCACCGGCTGGCCATACCAGATCGGCATGGCCGGGGTGGTGAGCTGTGGCTGATCTGTGGACAGCACCCGGTTACGCCGTGCAGCGACCCGCCCGCCGCGGCCAATCCCATAACCCCGCACTTACGGGGCAATCCCGTGAGCGCCGGCCGGAGCCAGCAACACCCCGGGCCGCGGCAGCAGAGCCCAATCCCCCGGGCCTGAGCGATCAGCAGCTGGCCGACCTGGCCACGTTGCGGCTGGAGCCCAGGCTGCCGGCCAACGCCGATGCCCTGGCCCAGGCGATCACCAAGGCCTGGCCCACCACCAGCGCCAGCGACCCCCGCCTGAGCGGGTGGGGTTGGGAGCAGGTGCAGGCATACCGCCGGCTACGGCAGCCGCTGCTGCGGCGGGGTTGATCCAAGCGGGCCGCCGGTGCGCCCTGGCCCCTGGCCTGAAGCCCGGCACTTCGATCCATCGCAACGCCACCATGGCCGACCAGCAACAGCAACAGCAACAACCCCGGGTGAAAATCTCCGGGCTCTGGACTAACACCACCCAGGCGGGCCAGGAATACTGGAGCGGGTCCAATGGATCTGTGCGCTACAGCATCTGGCCAAACGGATTTGCCAAGGGGCCGAATGACCCCACGCACGTGCTCTATTGCGAGCAGGTGCAGAAAAAGCCCGCCGATGCTGATCCGGGCTGATTGCAGTCAGGTGTAACTGCAGCCGTGTAATTTCACCGGCCGCGGCCTCCCAGAGCGGGGGGCTTTTTTAATGCCTGGCCGCCGATCCCCCAACAAAGTGGCACACCGTATCTGTGCCACGTGATGCCACGTGATGCCACGGTCAGATCAACTGGCACAGCTGGGGTTTGTGGCGGCGGTTGATTGCACAAAACAGCCTGCACACTGACAGCGGAGTCACCTGATTTGCCCCATGCAAACACCCACCACAACCAAGGTCCTAAAGACACCCTGGCCGTCACGCGTCACTGTGCGCGTTAGCGGCGAAACGCACGGCCTGCTGCACACCATGGCGCGCGCCGAGGGCTACAAGTCTGCCGCCGACTTGGTGCGTTACTACCTGGCCAGGGGCATGGCCGCTGACGGCATTGATCCTCTGGAAGTGGGTCTGCTGCCGACGGATCACCAGCTGGTTAGTGACGACTGAGCAGCAAAAACCCCCGGGAGCAACCGGGGGCCGGGCGAAAAAACACCTGCGCTAATGATGGCACCCACAAGCACCCAGCAGTCACCACTCCACACCGCCGTTCTGGCTGCCCTGCAGGAGCACGGGACAGGACGCTGGCCTGCTGGTGTGGCCGCGGCGATTGCGGAGCAGGTGGGCAGCACACCCCGCAGCGTGAGCACCACCAAGTGCCTGCTGGCCAAGGGGAGGGCCGCCGACCCGGCCGAGCCCCCCGTGCCCGAGGTGGAGCAGCAGCTGGGCCTGGGCCTGCCAACTGCCAACGGCGTGCACCAGGTGGGCGATCCCGAGGCCGATGCGCAGCGCGCCGCCCGGGGCAGCAAGCGCAAAACCAAGGCCGCGGCCAGCGCCCCCAACGACAACGGGGCACAAGCGGCTCCGGCGGCAGCCGTTACCCAGGTATCGGCCGAGGAGCCGGCGCCGCCAATACCTGCCGATGCGGCCGACCCGGTGGCCGAGGCCCTGGCCGAGCTCCAGCACAACGATGCGATCGGCCTGCAGCTGGTGGTGGATGGCAAGGCCCCCAGCAGCGCAGCCTGCCGTGCTGCTGGACTGCCCGGCACCTGGCGATTGACCCGCTGGCCGCAGATCCGGGGGCTGGACCCCGAGCAGCTGCTGGCCAATCAGCAGGAGCAGGCCTCCACCGATGCGGCCCTGGAGCAGGGCATGGCCGACGGCGTGGCCCAGGCCCAGGCCGAGCGCGCCGAGCGCACGCAGCTATGCGAGCGGCACCGCCAGATCCTGCTGGCCAGCGCAATCACAGAGGAACGGATCAGCCTCTGGGAAACGGTCGCTGACCCCAGGGATCTACCCCCTGCGCTGCAGAGCTGGGGCAAAAAGGCCGTGCCCTGCATGGCCACCACCTGGCTAACGGTCAGCGGGGCGCTGGTGCCGCAGATCCGGGTGGACACGCCCATCCCCCTGAAGAACGGCCGCCCGGCCCGTTACCTGTTCCCCAAAGACAGCGGCGGCATCGTCGGCACCGATGCGGCCTTTGAGCGGGATTGGGGCAACGCCCACGTTCCGATGCTGATGGTGGAGGGCACCAAGCAGTTCCAGGCCGCGGCGAGCACGATCAACCCCGAGGTGCCCTTTGCCATCCCGTTTGGCCTGGCCGGCTGCTGGGGCTGGAGCAGCGACCTGAAACCGAGCGCCGATTTGCTGGCGCTGCCGGTGGAGGGCCGGGACGTGCTGGTGGCTTTCGATGCGGATGTAGCCAGCAACTGGATGGTGTGGGAGGCCGCCAGGCGGCTGGAAAAGTATCTGCTGGGCGAGCTGATGGCCCGGTCAGTGCGGTTCCTGATCAACCCGGGCACCGGCGGCGCCAGCGATGGCCTGGACGATCTGCTGGGCCGCCAGCCAACCCTGGAGCGCCGGGTAAAGCTGCTGCGCCACCTGATCGACACCGCGATCGAGCACAAGGTGATCAAGGCCCCGAAACGGCCGGCCAAGCTCACCGCCTTTTTCGATGGCGCCAATTTCAAGCCGGCCAGCTGCCTGGACTACCTGAGCGGTGAAAACCACCTGGCGATGAGCGGCGACCAGTCGGTGGCGGTTTATCAGGGTGGGGTGTTCCACAACGGCACCAGCCTCTGGTGGACGCGGTTGGTATCGGAAACCCTGGGCGATGACTACCGGCCGGAGTTTGAGGCGAGCGTCACCAAGATTGCGCTGGCGCAGCTGAAAACCGAGGGGCTGGTGATTCCGTTCCAGCAGCCGCGGCCGGTGATCAATTTCCAGAACTGCCTGCTGGAGGTGCGGGAGCTGCTGCAGAGGGACCACACCCCCGAGCACCTGACGCTGATCCAACTGCCGCACCGGTGGAACCCGGCGGCGGAGTGCCCGGTGTTCCTGCGCTGGGTGGAGCAGGTAGCCCCGGGCCAGCTGGATGGCCTGCTGGATGTTTGCTGCCAGATGCTGGATCTATCGGAGTGGCCCCGGCTGATCGTGTTCCTGACGGGCCCGACCCGCAGCGGCAAGTCCACCTGGATCCGGATTCTGAACGCCCTGGTTGGCGCCCACCTGCGGGCCAATGTCAGCCTGCATGATCTGAGCCGATCGGGCCAGGACAAGTTCGCCACCAGCAGCCTGTTCGGAAAGGTGCTGAACACGTTTGCCGACCTATCTGCAGAGGATCTGCAGGATCTGTCGATGGTGAAAGTGCTCACTGGCGGTGATGAGTTTGAGGCCCAGCGCAAACACGGCCACCGGTTCCAGATGCGCAACCAGGCAATGCTGGTATTCAGCGCCAACACGGTGCCGGCCACCAGTGAGAGCAGCGGGGCGTTTCTGGCCCGGGTGGCCCACTTTGAGTTCCCGCACAGCTTCCAGGGCCGTGAGGACAAAACGATCGAGGAGCGGATCCTGCGGGATGAAATCCCCGGCGTGTTGCGGCTGATGGTGGAGGCCCTGCACAAGCGAAAACAGCGGGGCAATTTCCTGCCGCTGGATGAGGGGCGGCAGCAAGCCTTCGCCGAGCGCACCGATCGGGTGCGGATGTTCCTGGCGGAGCGGACGGCGCCAGGTAAAAAGGGACCCCGGTGCATCCCCCGGTCGGAGCTTTATCAGCTGTTCTGCAGCTGGGTGGAGGAGGAGCACGGCGGCAAGGCCGGCCGGATCCTGGGCAAGCACAAGTTCAACGAACGGGTGCGGCTGGCGGGCGTGGGTGAGTTCAAGCCCGAGGGCGGATCGTGGCGCTGGGACCGGGTGGAGGTGGACCCCGAAACTGCCGAGCCGGCACCCCCCGAAACTGCCGAGCCTGGCGATGGTGTTGATAAGTCGGGGT
Encoded here:
- a CDS encoding proline iminopeptidase-family hydrolase, whose protein sequence is MTTPPAPPASGVRSIPVRTAHGTFDVWTRRSGASPHIKLLLLHGGPGCTHEYFEVFDSFLPQAGIELYFYDQLGSHHSSQPDHADLWEIGRFVDEVEQVRQALALDGSNFFLLGHSWGGILAIEYALRHQQHLKGLIISNMVWSVPEYKRYAEERFLRQLPAGVLAELQAIEAAEDYDNPRYMELLIPHHYEHHVLRRPYAQWPDSVLRAFEHLNPKVYIPMQGPSELGARGKLAQWDRRADISRIEVPTLTIGAAHDTMDPEQMAAMAKALPRGSHLHCPNGSHMAMVDDQVVYIQGLIDFLRRVDAQAIREDP
- a CDS encoding helix-hairpin-helix domain-containing protein codes for the protein MTATTAITAYAPGQAVMVQEEPHRPDTWAIGMVTRPTDPEYGWTSADVRTSPNCTSSMVPGYDPGSIRPATEQDIAALPDWAREWIEQQLLDHHNPRVPGDTKAIRVALRDAGIHRLADLQRATDAELLALKGVGAKAVATLRQWQQKREAKLQGARADA
- a CDS encoding DNA polymerase — encoded protein: MAPTSTQQSPLHTAVLAALQEHGTGRWPAGVAAAIAEQVGSTPRSVSTTKCLLAKGRAADPAEPPVPEVEQQLGLGLPTANGVHQVGDPEADAQRAARGSKRKTKAAASAPNDNGAQAAPAAAVTQVSAEEPAPPIPADAADPVAEALAELQHNDAIGLQLVVDGKAPSSAACRAAGLPGTWRLTRWPQIRGLDPEQLLANQQEQASTDAALEQGMADGVAQAQAERAERTQLCERHRQILLASAITEERISLWETVADPRDLPPALQSWGKKAVPCMATTWLTVSGALVPQIRVDTPIPLKNGRPARYLFPKDSGGIVGTDAAFERDWGNAHVPMLMVEGTKQFQAAASTINPEVPFAIPFGLAGCWGWSSDLKPSADLLALPVEGRDVLVAFDADVASNWMVWEAARRLEKYLLGELMARSVRFLINPGTGGASDGLDDLLGRQPTLERRVKLLRHLIDTAIEHKVIKAPKRPAKLTAFFDGANFKPASCLDYLSGENHLAMSGDQSVAVYQGGVFHNGTSLWWTRLVSETLGDDYRPEFEASVTKIALAQLKTEGLVIPFQQPRPVINFQNCLLEVRELLQRDHTPEHLTLIQLPHRWNPAAECPVFLRWVEQVAPGQLDGLLDVCCQMLDLSEWPRLIVFLTGPTRSGKSTWIRILNALVGAHLRANVSLHDLSRSGQDKFATSSLFGKVLNTFADLSAEDLQDLSMVKVLTGGDEFEAQRKHGHRFQMRNQAMLVFSANTVPATSESSGAFLARVAHFEFPHSFQGREDKTIEERILRDEIPGVLRLMVEALHKRKQRGNFLPLDEGRQQAFAERTDRVRMFLAERTAPGKKGPRCIPRSELYQLFCSWVEEEHGGKAGRILGKHKFNERVRLAGVGEFKPEGGSWRWDRVEVDPETAEPAPPETAEPGDGVDKSGFDVDKGPASALSGPKLPSKTAEGKTAVVEPVLVGGEAGSTAVSAVSPYCTTPIQNTQLKLKPAQWVETADTAEELTEAAAVAPALPAVVAPVPRPYTGPARAGLTYIAAADQLPDPATVPLLVGFDLETFNRRTDLLRHKASLFPFLGGEIRLAQLHADGHTLVIDVALVEQATPGAAIAWLAQIVRNPERTLVGHNLLFEATHLIAAGIRPLCRWWDSMLASQTLGDYPEHTLEAAAANYLGTALDKELQTSDWGNGLTEAQLRYAALDAEVVLPLREALHAELERTGQVEVHRLDCQVICPAADGQARGLAIDTEVLAKVEAEAAAALAPLLDQLYAALEPHGLPPRGKTQPHKGNKFPAAMEAATGLQLRKREPDKTGEWVEKVSCSADVVELFKGVPLIDLLLQIRDLETAVQQAAQLRRDVVSAGGRTYPNYNILGANTGRMTTCGQIGAKASAPSDTEVFGPTADKAGQPKPVKLPQIGANFQGFQALLKKALCTGDPAKVLIDADWDGQEIRLQASPRLYNDGGYRREVLLGEDSHTKMALLLFDLPRPEGVVRKLVGCTDAQRAAAKPAGFSLPYGCAAASLQTRLSAAQGQPVRRSKAEAIYRQWHRDHREVSAQMDHCGNNVVRERRSIAGRRICSRGNKPGPDGRLPVHRIGRTSGANWPVQSSGRDLLADALGDLWLALDAYPGARIVGLIHDEVLVEAPRELAEQVRDVVVACMSSARLQDKYLGDVPLKASAKIGDSWGEVH